A window from Populus trichocarpa isolate Nisqually-1 chromosome 3, P.trichocarpa_v4.1, whole genome shotgun sequence encodes these proteins:
- the LOC112323220 gene encoding uncharacterized protein LOC112323220, with translation MAVKPTVALRAVLVGGVAIFAKVASVMKAAGGVKLGAAAAAVTAAATAAISGPKKDSNDTSPSPSPSQ, from the coding sequence ATGGCAGTAAAACCAACAGTTGCCTTGAGGGCTGTACTTGTAGGGGGTGTAGCAATATTTGCGAAAGTAGCAAGTGTAATGAAGGCTGCTGGTGGTGTGAAGCTAGGGGCTGCTGCAGCAGCTGTCACAGCAGCTGCAACTGCTGCTATTTCTGGAccaaaaaaagattcaaatgaTACCTCACCTTCACCTTCACCTTCACAGTGA